A portion of the Clostridium gelidum genome contains these proteins:
- a CDS encoding single-stranded DNA-binding protein produces the protein MNRVYLIGRVTRDLELQHFGTDERNYVRFTLAVDEYNSTTKENTTNFINIVAFDRKAEILSQYITKGRKLSIEGKLRAGSYLDKNNSKKYAVDIILEDFDFIDNKPNVI, from the coding sequence ATGAATAGAGTATATCTTATAGGTAGAGTCACAAGAGATCTAGAACTTCAACATTTTGGAACCGATGAAAGAAATTATGTAAGGTTCACTTTAGCAGTCGATGAGTATAACTCCACAACAAAAGAAAATACAACAAATTTTATTAATATCGTTGCCTTTGATAGAAAAGCTGAGATACTATCTCAGTACATAACTAAAGGTCGCAAATTATCCATAGAAGGTAAACTCAGAGCTGGTAGCTACTTGGATAAAAATAATTCAAAAAAGTATGCAGTAGATATAATTCTAGAAGATTTTGACTTTATTGATAATAAACCAAATGTAATTTAA
- the lysS gene encoding lysine--tRNA ligase produces MSTEEISIQELESQYNEQEGLRRDKLTELQSIGKDPFDVYKVERTHTSEQVKEGYNELEGKEVTVVGRMMSKRGQGKVVFSDIYDKDGKIQLFLKIDKVGEENLKQYKTYDLGDWIVATGEVFKTRTEEVTINVNSFELICKSLKPLPEKWHGLKDPDLRYRQREVDIITNPGVKDTFIKRSKIVSGIREFLDTKGFLEVETPILGSIAGGAAARPFMTHHNTLDMDMYLRIATELYLKRLVVAGFEKVYEIGRNFRNEGMDVRHNPEFTCIELYEAYSDYNDMMEITENMVAYVCEKINGTTKVAYQGTEIDFKPPWRRITMVDVVKEYAGIDFNEIKSNEEAQAIAKEKHLEFAKPLDTVTKGEVLNALYEEFGEANMIQPTFVMDYPVEISPLTKKKRGNPEFTERFEGFVFGREVCNAYSELNDPIVQRQRFEQQANERELGDDEAYMFDEQFMSALETGMPPTGGMGMGIDRLVMFLTDTASIRDVILFPTMRPQK; encoded by the coding sequence ATGTCAACAGAAGAAATTAGTATACAGGAGTTAGAATCTCAGTATAATGAACAAGAAGGCTTAAGAAGAGATAAACTAACAGAATTGCAAAGTATAGGAAAAGATCCTTTTGATGTTTATAAAGTAGAAAGAACACATACATCAGAACAAGTAAAAGAAGGATATAATGAGTTAGAAGGCAAAGAAGTAACAGTTGTTGGAAGAATGATGTCTAAAAGAGGTCAAGGTAAGGTTGTATTTTCAGATATATATGATAAAGATGGAAAAATACAATTATTTTTAAAGATTGATAAAGTAGGAGAAGAGAACTTAAAGCAATATAAGACTTATGATTTGGGAGATTGGATTGTAGCAACTGGAGAAGTATTTAAGACAAGAACAGAAGAAGTTACAATAAATGTTAATTCCTTCGAATTAATTTGTAAGTCGCTAAAGCCACTTCCAGAGAAATGGCATGGATTAAAGGATCCAGACTTGAGATATAGACAAAGAGAAGTTGATATAATTACAAATCCGGGAGTAAAGGATACGTTTATAAAGAGAAGTAAGATTGTATCAGGAATAAGAGAATTCTTAGACACTAAGGGATTTCTAGAAGTAGAAACTCCAATCCTTGGATCAATAGCAGGTGGAGCTGCTGCAAGGCCATTTATGACCCATCATAATACATTAGATATGGATATGTACTTAAGAATTGCAACAGAATTGTATCTTAAGAGATTGGTTGTTGCTGGATTTGAAAAAGTATATGAAATAGGCAGAAACTTTAGAAATGAAGGTATGGATGTTAGACATAATCCGGAATTTACGTGTATTGAATTGTATGAAGCGTATTCAGATTATAATGATATGATGGAAATTACAGAGAACATGGTTGCCTATGTTTGTGAAAAGATAAACGGGACTACTAAGGTTGCTTATCAAGGAACAGAAATAGATTTTAAGCCACCTTGGAGAAGAATAACTATGGTAGATGTTGTAAAAGAATATGCAGGAATAGATTTTAATGAAATTAAATCTAATGAAGAAGCTCAAGCTATAGCTAAAGAAAAGCATTTGGAATTTGCGAAACCATTAGACACAGTAACAAAGGGCGAAGTGTTAAATGCTTTATACGAAGAATTTGGTGAAGCAAATATGATTCAACCTACATTTGTAATGGATTATCCAGTTGAAATTTCACCTCTTACAAAGAAGAAGAGAGGAAATCCAGAGTTTACTGAAAGATTTGAAGGATTTGTATTTGGTAGAGAAGTTTGTAATGCATACTCAGAATTAAATGATCCTATAGTTCAAAGACAAAGATTTGAGCAACAAGCTAATGAGAGAGAACTTGGTGATGACGAAGCATATATGTTTGATGAACAATTTATGAGCGCTCTTGAAACAGGTATGCCACCAACAGGCGGAATGGGAATGGGTATAGATAGACTTGTAATGTTTTTAACTGATACAGCATCAATTAGAGATGTTATATTATTCCCAACAATGAGACCACAAAAATAG